In one window of Tellurirhabdus rosea DNA:
- a CDS encoding sensor histidine kinase: protein MRKRIQYGFVIALLLIALGFALTLLSYNGHRQQGNEIQQSEQILNHLNEVRQLLVDAETGVRGYIATREEYFLEPQRNTAPRIRQTFDRLRPLVTSPGKIEKLRQIEDLASEKLVLIDRQIRAVRQGESPEMLNTYMRLGKSKMDYIRRMVSEMYGQEAELIRTKAAEADESFRNTVILTFILSVLTFVTLIVSYNLLESELSTRQKTEEQLRSYELDLQEKIIQLEVSNEELERFAFVASHDMQEPLRKIQSFAFMVRDRYGPQLDEDGRLFLGKIQQSAERMSKMIKDLLNFSRISNKKEAFQEVHLQDVVAGILNDQELRIKNLHARIEVGPLPVVEAVPDQMDHLFINLISNALKFSKPDVQPEIKIFSEPVDGSAFEELLPGKNYFKITVQDNGIGFDEKYLDHIFKIFQRLHGKSSYEGTGIGLAICKRILNNHRGVITAQSSPNAGAAFIVVLPENQNQPKHDTTAHETRSHLVGG from the coding sequence GTGAGGAAGCGTATCCAATACGGCTTCGTGATTGCGCTGCTCCTGATTGCGCTCGGCTTTGCCCTGACGTTGCTGAGCTATAACGGCCACCGCCAGCAGGGAAACGAAATCCAGCAAAGCGAACAGATTCTGAACCATCTGAACGAAGTGCGTCAGCTGCTGGTGGATGCCGAAACCGGGGTCCGCGGGTACATCGCCACGCGGGAGGAGTATTTTCTGGAACCGCAGCGGAATACGGCCCCACGGATCAGGCAGACGTTCGACCGCCTGCGCCCGCTGGTGACGAGCCCCGGAAAAATAGAGAAACTGCGGCAAATAGAAGACCTCGCCTCCGAAAAGCTGGTGCTGATCGACCGGCAGATTCGCGCCGTCCGGCAGGGAGAGTCGCCGGAGATGCTCAATACGTACATGCGGCTGGGAAAATCGAAGATGGACTACATCCGGCGGATGGTCAGCGAGATGTACGGGCAGGAAGCGGAACTGATCAGAACCAAGGCCGCCGAGGCCGATGAATCATTTCGGAACACGGTAATCCTGACTTTCATTCTTTCGGTTCTTACCTTTGTCACGCTGATCGTCTCGTACAATCTGCTGGAAAGCGAGCTGTCGACCCGTCAGAAAACGGAGGAGCAACTGCGGTCCTACGAACTGGATTTACAGGAGAAAATCATTCAGCTGGAAGTGTCCAACGAGGAGCTGGAGCGGTTCGCCTTTGTGGCTTCGCACGACATGCAGGAGCCGCTGCGGAAAATCCAGTCGTTTGCCTTCATGGTGCGCGACCGCTACGGCCCGCAGCTCGACGAAGACGGCCGGCTGTTTCTTGGAAAAATTCAGCAATCGGCGGAGCGAATGTCGAAAATGATTAAGGATTTGCTTAATTTTTCGCGAATCTCCAACAAGAAAGAGGCGTTTCAGGAGGTTCATTTGCAGGATGTGGTGGCGGGTATTCTGAACGATCAGGAACTGCGGATCAAGAACCTGCACGCCCGCATCGAGGTGGGGCCGCTGCCCGTGGTGGAGGCCGTTCCGGACCAGATGGACCACCTGTTCATCAACCTTATTTCGAACGCCCTGAAGTTTAGTAAACCGGACGTTCAGCCCGAGATAAAGATTTTTTCGGAACCCGTGGACGGCTCGGCATTCGAGGAACTTTTACCGGGTAAAAACTATTTTAAAATAACGGTCCAGGACAACGGAATCGGTTTCGACGAGAAGTATCTGGATCATATTTTCAAAATTTTTCAACGTCTGCACGGCAAAAGCTCATACGAAGGAACCGGTATCGGGCTTGCCATCTGCAAACGGATTCTAAACAATCACCGGGGCGTCATCACGGCCCAGTCAAGTCCTAATGCGGGTGCTGCCTTTATTGTGGTATTGCCTGAAAATCAAAATCAACCTAAGCATGACACTACAGCCCACGAAACCCGTTCACATCTTGTTGGCGGATGA
- the hslV gene encoding ATP-dependent protease subunit HslV, whose amino-acid sequence MQQPIHATTVIGIYHNGQIALGADGQATMGNTIAKSNVRKVRVLAGGKVLAGFAGSTADAFTLIERFEEKLNGYGGNLKRAAIELAKDWRMDRFLRRLEAMLIVASKDDLLIISGTGDVLEPDNGVASIGSGSMFAQSAAVALKKHAPHLTAEEMVRESLNIAADICIYTNHNLVVETL is encoded by the coding sequence ATGCAACAGCCTATTCACGCAACGACAGTTATCGGAATTTATCATAACGGCCAGATTGCCCTTGGCGCCGATGGGCAGGCCACGATGGGCAATACAATCGCCAAAAGCAACGTTCGGAAAGTACGGGTCCTGGCGGGCGGAAAGGTTCTGGCCGGTTTTGCCGGTTCTACGGCCGACGCCTTCACGCTCATCGAACGGTTCGAGGAAAAACTGAACGGCTACGGCGGAAACCTGAAGCGGGCGGCCATCGAACTGGCCAAAGACTGGCGCATGGACCGCTTTCTGCGGCGGCTGGAAGCCATGCTGATTGTGGCCAGCAAAGACGATCTGCTGATTATTTCCGGCACCGGCGACGTGCTGGAACCCGACAACGGGGTGGCGTCCATCGGCTCGGGCAGCATGTTTGCGCAGTCGGCGGCCGTGGCGCTCAAAAAGCACGCCCCGCATCTGACGGCCGAAGAAATGGTCCGCGAAAGCCTGAACATCGCCGCCGACATCTGCATCTATACCAACCATAACCTGGTCGTCGAAACCCTGTAA
- a CDS encoding pyruvate dehydrogenase complex dihydrolipoamide acetyltransferase has product MAELIRMPKMSDTMTEGVIAEWHKKVGDTVKSGDVLAEVETDKATMDLEAYDEGTLLYIGVEKGQSVAIDAVIAVIGAAGEDYQAALNGGNGAAPAAPAESPVAEKPAPAPAGGAPEQVATQTPAPQAVSAAPAEEVNAAVIRMPKMSDTMTEGTLVKWLKKEGDTVKSGDILAEVETDKATMDLEAYEEGTLLYVGVQEGAAVAVDAVIAVIGEKGANFKVLLEGGPSNGGASAADSGNATAQQNRTDGPPQASQPANAATDLSYAGENGNGAETDGRVKASPLAKRIAEEKGINLSQVQGTGPEGRIVKRDVEAFNGAPAAQPAAPQPAAAPAQPAPQAAPAPAPQPAPAPVALGEYEDIPVSQMRKTIARRLSESLFTAPHFYLTMEITMDKAMDLRGKVNEVAPAKVSFNDFVIKAASLALRQHPAVNSSWLGDKIRRYKYVNIGVAVAVDEGLLVPVVRNADQKTLSTIAGEVKEMAGKAKDKKLQPKDWEGSTFSISNLGMFGIEEFTAIINPPDACILAVGAIKQTVKFEGEVAKPTNVMKVTLSCDHRVVDGATGAAFLQTLKGYLEDPMKMLV; this is encoded by the coding sequence ATGGCAGAATTAATCCGGATGCCCAAGATGAGCGACACCATGACCGAAGGTGTCATCGCTGAGTGGCATAAAAAAGTGGGCGATACCGTCAAATCGGGCGATGTCCTGGCCGAAGTTGAAACTGACAAAGCCACGATGGACCTCGAAGCGTATGACGAAGGAACGCTTTTATACATCGGGGTAGAAAAAGGACAATCGGTGGCCATCGATGCGGTGATTGCCGTGATCGGTGCTGCCGGCGAGGATTATCAGGCGGCTCTGAACGGCGGCAACGGGGCGGCTCCCGCGGCTCCGGCCGAATCGCCCGTGGCCGAAAAACCGGCTCCGGCACCCGCTGGCGGCGCTCCGGAACAGGTGGCTACCCAGACTCCCGCTCCGCAGGCGGTTTCGGCGGCTCCGGCCGAGGAAGTCAACGCCGCGGTCATCCGGATGCCCAAAATGAGCGATACCATGACCGAAGGAACGCTCGTGAAATGGCTCAAGAAAGAGGGGGATACGGTAAAATCCGGCGACATTCTGGCCGAGGTGGAAACCGACAAGGCCACGATGGACCTCGAAGCCTACGAAGAAGGAACGCTGCTTTACGTCGGAGTGCAGGAAGGCGCTGCCGTCGCCGTTGACGCCGTGATCGCCGTCATCGGGGAAAAAGGAGCCAACTTCAAAGTCCTGCTGGAAGGCGGCCCGTCGAACGGCGGAGCTTCAGCCGCCGACTCAGGCAATGCTACGGCCCAGCAAAACCGTACCGACGGACCGCCACAGGCCTCCCAGCCCGCCAATGCCGCTACCGACCTGTCGTATGCCGGTGAAAATGGCAACGGCGCCGAAACGGACGGACGCGTCAAAGCGTCTCCGCTGGCGAAGCGTATTGCGGAAGAGAAAGGCATCAACCTGTCGCAGGTGCAGGGTACGGGCCCGGAAGGCCGGATTGTCAAGCGCGATGTGGAGGCCTTCAACGGGGCTCCCGCGGCCCAGCCGGCGGCTCCGCAACCGGCCGCTGCGCCCGCTCAGCCGGCTCCCCAGGCGGCTCCGGCACCCGCTCCGCAGCCCGCTCCCGCTCCGGTGGCCCTTGGCGAGTACGAGGACATTCCGGTCAGCCAGATGCGCAAAACCATTGCCCGTCGCCTGAGCGAAAGCCTCTTCACGGCTCCGCACTTCTACCTGACCATGGAAATCACGATGGACAAGGCAATGGACCTGCGCGGCAAAGTCAACGAAGTGGCCCCGGCGAAAGTGTCGTTCAACGACTTCGTTATCAAAGCCGCCTCGCTGGCGCTGCGTCAGCACCCGGCCGTCAACTCCTCGTGGCTCGGCGACAAAATCCGCCGGTACAAATACGTCAACATCGGCGTGGCCGTCGCGGTGGACGAGGGACTGCTGGTTCCGGTTGTGCGCAACGCCGACCAGAAAACGCTCTCGACCATTGCCGGTGAGGTGAAGGAAATGGCGGGCAAAGCCAAGGACAAGAAACTCCAGCCGAAAGACTGGGAGGGCAGCACCTTCTCGATCTCCAACCTCGGCATGTTCGGCATCGAGGAGTTTACAGCCATCATCAACCCGCCGGATGCCTGCATCCTGGCCGTGGGCGCGATCAAACAGACCGTTAAGTTCGAAGGCGAGGTTGCCAAACCGACCAACGTCATGAAGGTAACGCTCTCCTGTGACCACCGGGTCGTCGACGGGGCCACCGGCGCCGCCTTCCTGCAAACGCTGAAAGGCTACCTGGAAGACCCGATGAAGATGCTCGTATAG
- a CDS encoding Gfo/Idh/MocA family protein: MNPSFNRRDFLRHAGTAALGLTVLPAFARKAAPSDRLRVAHIGLGGMGTQHLKWFAALPEVEVAALCDVDETHLAAAVQTLKGFQPDTAVQTYSDFRRILDRPDIDAITCATPDHWHAQIAILAFQAGKDVYGEKPLSFSVREGQQMLKAMKRHNRIFQLGTQIHATDNYHRVVELVRSGVLGKVHTVRLWKTGFPPVLGPASYQTPPASLNWDMWLGPAPMARYTPERCHFTYRYFLDYSGGVFQDFWSHIADVVWWSLEPKGLKSVSARGELPEGIGDAPKWIDVDYEFDGLNIHWTSTPPAVPGAEKRSIGAFFEGDKGTLICDYNSREITINGVVMKDVPEVPITVTRSPGHQQNFVTAVKNRTQPESHLEYARQMTLPMHLGLISWRLGRKLLWNERKEKFRRDAEANALLGRDYRRGWDWI; encoded by the coding sequence ATGAACCCTTCCTTCAACCGCCGCGACTTCCTTCGCCACGCGGGCACCGCCGCGCTGGGCCTGACCGTACTGCCCGCTTTTGCCCGCAAAGCCGCCCCCAGCGACCGGCTGCGCGTAGCCCATATCGGCCTCGGCGGCATGGGAACCCAGCACCTGAAATGGTTCGCTGCCCTGCCCGAAGTCGAAGTGGCCGCGCTCTGCGACGTGGACGAAACCCACCTGGCCGCCGCCGTGCAGACGCTCAAAGGGTTTCAGCCTGACACAGCCGTGCAGACCTACAGCGATTTCCGCCGCATCCTCGACCGCCCGGATATTGACGCCATCACCTGCGCGACCCCGGACCACTGGCACGCCCAGATCGCTATTCTGGCTTTTCAGGCGGGCAAGGATGTCTACGGCGAAAAACCCCTTTCCTTCAGTGTCCGCGAAGGACAGCAGATGCTGAAGGCGATGAAGCGCCACAACCGCATTTTCCAGCTGGGCACCCAGATTCACGCCACCGACAATTACCACCGGGTGGTGGAACTGGTCCGGTCCGGCGTCCTCGGGAAAGTCCATACTGTAAGGCTATGGAAAACCGGTTTTCCGCCCGTGCTGGGTCCGGCCAGCTACCAGACGCCGCCCGCTTCGCTGAACTGGGATATGTGGCTGGGACCCGCCCCGATGGCCCGCTACACGCCCGAACGCTGTCATTTTACGTACCGCTATTTTCTGGATTATTCGGGCGGCGTTTTTCAGGACTTCTGGAGTCATATTGCCGATGTTGTCTGGTGGAGTCTGGAACCCAAAGGACTCAAAAGCGTCAGCGCCCGGGGCGAATTGCCGGAAGGCATAGGCGACGCGCCGAAGTGGATCGACGTGGATTACGAGTTCGACGGGCTGAACATCCATTGGACATCAACGCCCCCGGCCGTCCCCGGCGCCGAAAAACGCTCTATCGGGGCTTTTTTTGAAGGAGACAAAGGGACGCTGATCTGCGATTACAATTCCCGCGAAATCACCATCAACGGCGTGGTGATGAAGGATGTGCCGGAGGTGCCCATCACGGTGACGCGTTCGCCGGGCCACCAGCAGAATTTTGTAACGGCCGTCAAAAACCGGACCCAGCCGGAATCGCATCTGGAGTATGCCCGCCAGATGACGCTGCCGATGCACCTGGGCCTGATTTCGTGGCGACTCGGCCGAAAACTGCTCTGGAACGAGCGAAAAGAAAAATTCCGGCGGGATGCCGAGGCCAACGCCCTGCTCGGCCGGGACTACCGCAGGGGCTGGGACTGGATCTGA
- a CDS encoding oxygenase MpaB family protein — protein MKTETTLFVQPDSIVRRIWGDADVILLIFAGSAAEFALNREVDWLFFTGKLPADPIGRLFSTVRYAQEIVFQDEQKAGKAVGRMHAIHGVVEQSRGRQIPPHAYRDVLYMLIDYSIRAFERLHRPLTTAEKEEVFVTFRRVGAGMHIPDLPQTLADWLTDRQKHLEADLERSPFTDKLFVRYREELGDWRYNLLLQAQALLVPDKVRTLLNLPDKPLLASTMWLYGVLNALQLRAVVQRVLLPPKYLAQVQALDR, from the coding sequence ATGAAAACCGAAACCACTCTCTTTGTACAGCCTGATTCCATCGTGCGCCGGATCTGGGGCGATGCCGATGTGATTCTGCTCATTTTCGCGGGTTCGGCGGCAGAATTTGCCCTCAACCGGGAAGTGGACTGGCTGTTCTTTACCGGAAAGCTGCCCGCCGACCCCATCGGGCGGCTTTTCTCGACGGTTCGGTATGCGCAGGAGATTGTTTTTCAGGATGAACAAAAAGCCGGAAAGGCCGTCGGCCGGATGCACGCGATTCACGGCGTCGTCGAGCAGAGCCGGGGTCGGCAGATTCCGCCGCACGCCTACCGCGATGTGCTTTACATGCTCATCGACTATTCGATCCGGGCTTTCGAACGGCTCCACCGGCCGCTGACGACCGCCGAAAAGGAAGAGGTCTTTGTCACCTTCCGCCGCGTGGGAGCGGGCATGCACATTCCGGACCTGCCCCAGACGCTGGCCGACTGGCTGACCGACCGGCAGAAACACCTCGAAGCGGACCTCGAACGAAGCCCGTTTACCGATAAACTTTTTGTCCGGTACCGGGAAGAACTCGGCGACTGGCGGTACAACCTGCTGTTGCAGGCGCAGGCGTTGCTGGTGCCCGACAAGGTCCGGACGCTGCTGAACCTGCCCGACAAACCGCTGCTGGCGTCCACGATGTGGCTCTACGGCGTGCTGAATGCGCTGCAGCTGCGCGCCGTGGTGCAACGGGTCCTTCTGCCGCCGAAATACCTGGCCCAAGTGCAGGCCCTCGACCGGTAA
- a CDS encoding TonB-dependent receptor yields the protein MKQYLTFVLLLAAFTGFAQVTTISGKVTDSRGEALAGASVIERGTSNGTVSDASGSYSITCRTANPVLVFSFVGFQKVEREVAGQTALNVQLDESTTLQQVNVVGSRNLNRSVTDSPSPIDLIDIREVTTRQGQLDVNQLLQFTAPSFNSNRQTGSDGTDHVDPASLRGLGPDQTLVLINGKRRHQSSLVNIFGTRGRGNAGTDLNAIPAAAIERIEILRDGAAAQYGSDAIAGVINIVLKSSVNEGTANVNYGTYQAKYRYDDRKFDGGNVNVNGNYGWRVGKSGFLNLTADYNFRDHTNRANTSPDSVLQRRQFGDPKIQNTSFYANSQIPLSANTQFYAFGGLNFRKGDAYAWTRFPDSERNVPALYPNGFDPIISSDILDGSLAAGLRANLKGWDMDISNVFGSNRFGFTVNNTLNTSLAERSPRSFDAGGFQLQQNVTNLTFSRFFKDRLQGVNIAFGAEYRKEWYQIFAGEEGSYRAYDLTKPAGSQGFPGFQPGDEVNASRRNLGVFIDTEADFTKSFMLGAAVRYENYSDFGGTLNGKLSARLRVSPAFMLRGTVSSGFRAPSLAQINFNSTFTNFVNGQAVQVLLARNGSPVTQALGIPALKQETSRNASLGFTSQLGSGFSLTVDGYYVDIQDRVVLTGQFTDEDDVIGADLQRLGVQKAQFFTNAISTETLGLDVILAHSAAVGAGRLSTTLAANFNRLTIGDITTTDKLRGKEDTYFDLREQYFVRASAPPSKINLTLDYGIGKWNFVARAVRFGEIKLANWDYDEAALDVYSPKVTTDLTVAYRPTRNLGISVGGSNIFNVYPDMSSPILTESGGAWDPVQMGSNGAFWFVKANIRF from the coding sequence ATGAAACAGTATCTAACGTTTGTTTTGCTGCTGGCCGCGTTCACTGGTTTTGCCCAGGTGACCACCATCAGCGGAAAAGTTACCGACTCGCGCGGCGAAGCCCTGGCCGGGGCTTCGGTCATCGAACGGGGCACTTCCAACGGTACGGTCTCCGACGCCTCGGGCAGCTACTCCATCACCTGCCGGACGGCCAATCCCGTGCTGGTCTTTTCGTTCGTCGGCTTCCAGAAAGTGGAACGGGAAGTGGCGGGGCAGACGGCTCTCAACGTGCAGCTGGACGAATCGACGACCCTGCAGCAGGTGAATGTGGTCGGCTCGCGCAACCTCAACCGCTCGGTGACGGACTCCCCCTCCCCGATTGACCTCATCGACATTCGTGAAGTCACCACCCGGCAGGGCCAGCTCGACGTCAACCAGCTGCTGCAATTTACGGCCCCCTCGTTCAACTCCAACCGACAGACCGGCTCCGACGGGACGGACCACGTCGATCCGGCCTCCCTGCGCGGACTCGGCCCCGACCAGACGCTGGTGCTCATCAACGGCAAACGCCGCCACCAGTCCTCGCTGGTGAACATCTTCGGAACGCGCGGCCGGGGCAACGCCGGTACGGACCTCAACGCCATTCCCGCCGCCGCCATCGAACGCATCGAAATCCTCCGCGACGGAGCCGCCGCCCAGTACGGTTCAGACGCCATCGCCGGGGTCATCAACATCGTGCTGAAATCCAGCGTCAACGAAGGCACGGCCAACGTCAACTACGGCACCTATCAGGCCAAATACCGCTACGACGACCGGAAATTTGACGGCGGAAACGTCAACGTCAACGGTAACTACGGCTGGCGGGTCGGCAAGAGCGGCTTTCTGAACCTGACGGCCGATTACAACTTCCGCGACCACACCAACCGGGCCAACACGTCGCCGGACAGCGTGCTGCAGCGCCGCCAGTTTGGCGACCCCAAGATTCAGAACACTTCGTTCTATGCCAATTCGCAGATTCCGCTGAGCGCCAATACCCAGTTTTACGCTTTCGGCGGGCTGAACTTCCGGAAGGGCGACGCCTACGCCTGGACCCGCTTCCCCGACAGCGAGCGCAACGTGCCCGCCCTCTACCCCAACGGTTTTGACCCGATTATCTCCAGCGACATTCTGGACGGGTCGCTGGCGGCGGGTCTACGGGCCAACCTGAAGGGCTGGGATATGGATATCAGCAACGTCTTCGGCAGCAACCGTTTTGGCTTTACGGTCAACAATACGCTCAACACGTCGCTGGCCGAACGGTCGCCCCGGTCCTTCGACGCGGGTGGCTTCCAGCTCCAGCAGAACGTCACCAACCTGACCTTCAGCCGCTTTTTCAAAGACCGGCTGCAGGGCGTGAACATCGCTTTCGGGGCAGAATACCGGAAGGAATGGTACCAGATTTTTGCGGGCGAAGAAGGGTCTTACCGGGCCTACGACCTCACCAAGCCGGCCGGTTCGCAGGGCTTTCCGGGTTTCCAGCCGGGCGACGAAGTGAATGCTTCCCGCCGGAACCTGGGCGTGTTTATCGACACGGAAGCCGATTTTACGAAGTCCTTCATGCTCGGCGCGGCGGTCCGGTACGAAAATTACAGCGACTTCGGCGGCACCCTCAACGGCAAACTGTCGGCCCGGCTGCGGGTGTCCCCGGCGTTCATGCTGCGCGGAACGGTCAGCTCGGGCTTCCGGGCTCCTTCGCTGGCGCAGATCAACTTCAATTCGACCTTTACCAACTTCGTGAACGGTCAGGCTGTGCAGGTACTGCTGGCCCGGAACGGCAGTCCGGTGACGCAGGCTCTGGGCATTCCGGCGCTCAAGCAGGAGACTTCGCGCAACGCCAGCCTCGGTTTTACCAGCCAGCTGGGTAGCGGTTTTTCCCTGACGGTGGACGGGTATTATGTGGACATTCAGGATCGCGTCGTGCTGACGGGCCAGTTTACGGACGAGGATGACGTGATCGGCGCCGACCTGCAACGGCTGGGCGTGCAGAAAGCGCAGTTTTTTACCAACGCCATTTCGACGGAGACGCTCGGGCTGGACGTGATTCTGGCGCATTCGGCGGCGGTCGGAGCGGGACGGCTGAGTACGACGCTGGCCGCGAACTTCAACCGGCTGACCATCGGCGACATCACGACCACCGACAAACTGCGCGGCAAGGAAGATACGTATTTTGACCTCCGTGAGCAGTATTTCGTCCGGGCTTCGGCGCCTCCTTCCAAAATCAATCTGACGCTGGACTACGGCATCGGCAAGTGGAATTTTGTGGCCCGGGCCGTGCGCTTCGGCGAAATAAAACTGGCCAACTGGGACTACGATGAGGCCGCGCTGGACGTGTACAGCCCCAAAGTGACCACCGACCTGACCGTAGCGTACCGCCCGACCCGCAATCTGGGCATCAGCGTGGGCGGTTCCAACATTTTCAACGTGTACCCGGACATGTCGAGCCCCATTTTGACCGAAAGCGGCGGGGCCTGGGACCCGGTGCAGATGGGCAGCAACGGGGCCTTCTGGTTCGTGAAGGCGAACATCCGTTTCTAG